TTCAAAAACCGGGATGGAGTGTGAAGTGGCTGCCGTTTGAATACCTGCGGTGGGACCAGTGCAGACCCCGTTGCCATCACCTAATCCGGTAGCCATTGAGAAGTTGACCTGATTGTAAATATTTGCCTGATCCAGGAAAGGAAGCATGTAGAGCTGACCGGTGTGGTTGCGTGTTTCTTGACTTCCCAGCCAGGCACAATCATAACCACCACCGTTGACATCTCCGGGGGGGAGGATGCGGTGGGAATCGTGGTAGTTGTGCAACGCCAGTCCCTGTTGTTTCAGGTTGTTCTTGCAGGTGGAACGCCGGGCTGCTTCACGTGCCTGCTGGACAGCCGGCAATAACAGGGCAATCAAAATGGCGATAATAGCAATCACCACCAGTAACTCAATGAGGGTAAAACCCTGTTTAGATCGACTTTGGAACTTGAGTGCCATTAGTTCGTTTCCTTTAGATGAGGATGACAGGTTAAGTAAAACTAAATTAAAAAAGATAAATTTGAGGTGAAGCCACTATTCTACGTATATTAAGAAGACTTAAGCAAGAAAATTTAACAGTAAATTTAATTAACGTGTTAGAATGTTAATTAGTATAATTTAATATGCGTGTGCTGCTAGAGTGCGTCACAGATAACCATAGCGTCTCTCAATCTGGTATATTCGGTCCAAATGGCCCTGGAGACACTACAGTAAAACTGGACAGAGTCTTAGTCTGGGAATAAGGTCTGATGACAGTCTCTGAGAGTAAACAGACATCGCAAGCTCGAAACACGTTTTCCGGTTCGAAGCGAGCCTGGTTTACTGGGAGGATTGCAGACTCAACGCGCGTTCGTTGAGGGCTTTCTGCAGGCTCGCCGAGTATTCTCTGTATTGCCGATCGAGATCGGTATAAGAGACGCCCGTTGATTCGGCGAGGGACTGCGGGTTGTTTCGCACACGGGAATTGAGACTGTAGAGCTCCGTCAACTGATTAATGAACGCATCCCGATATTCGCCGCGCGACGCGTGCATGAAGAAATGCGACAGGCCGGATGCCTGGCTGTAATTGGGGCTGATGTTGGGGCTGGTCTGAAAAGCATTGCGGCCCATCGCTGCAAATGTTTCCAGGGGGACATAATAATCATCTTTCAACAGCCGATAGCGGGCGGCGTTGAAGCGGATATGGTTCGGGTTTCCGGCCCGGAATTTTTTTCCGTTCTTTTCAAACGATTCCATGTAGCAGGCAATTCCTTCGATGGCCCAGAAATGATTCTTCTCGCCGACCTGGCGGTTCCTGCCTTGAAAGCTGCTTTCATAAAACAGCTGATGGGTGGCCTCATGGTACAGTGTTCCCAGATCGCCTTCTGCATCGGGACGATGATAGAAGTGGGAGATCCGATCGCCGAACAGATAGATGCCGTGCGTGAGACTGATCTGGGGAATGTCTTTCTGAAGTCGCTGCAGATATTCCTCGCGCGTGCTGTAGTAATGCATCACGTGTTGATCGTTTTTATTGCGACGTTGAAATGGATTGCGGGCTCCTTCAAACAGTTTCTGCATTTGTTGGGGCGTGTTGAAGAATGCTGCGAATGTCTGGTGGAAATAGCGGTAAAAGTCTTCCATTTCGGTAGCCAGCTTCACACCCATTTCCAGGCTGTGGTTGGTTTTGATCAGAAAATGTTCGGTTTTGATTTCCCAGGCGTTGCGGAAATCGCGTCGGATTTCTGCTTCCTGTGCCGCTGATTTCCAGCGTCCGTTGACATAGCGTTCGCCCTGCTCATAACGGGTGATATACGAAGCGGGTAACCAGCCGAACTGGGGATGCCATTGCTGTTTGCGATCGTGCATCTCTTTTTCAAAAGGGGTAGCCCATTCGTCGCCGTTCCGTACGTAGCCCAGAATCTGCCGTACTGATCGATGATCGGGATTATGATACGCGGTTTCCAGTATCAGATCGTAAGCGTAACTCGGAAAGCCCTCATGCAACACTTTGCGGGAGAACACGAACAGATCATTGGCCTGTTCCTCCTGCAGGTTCCGCAACTTCAACCGCCAGTTGCGTTCAGCGGCAGGCAGACTGAGAGGCAGATCCGGACGGACTTCACGCGGTAGAGGGTTGGCCTGGGGATCGAAATCCTGCACGTCTTTAATGATTCCGGTGATGGTCTGCACGCCCGCCTGCTGTTGGTCGCGCTGACAATTCTGTGCCAGTTGGATCAGTTTGTCCCGAAACGCGCTTTGCAGAATACTGTACTGTTTCTGATAGGTCGACAGCGCACGTGAGTCCTGTGCGAGTACGTGATCGGACGGGGCCAACAGCAGTACTGTCAGGGTCAGCAGCCAGAACCCGCGAGAGAATTTGCAATCCCAGCCTGCCCATGCAAATGGTTTACGTTTTGTGGAACCAGAGCTATAAGCAAATTGATTGGTTTGCTGCTGCGTGACAGGCATGTTCACTGTTGTTCCTTGCTTGAAATCCAGTAGAGACGTTTTTTGCAGGCAAGCTTCTTATTCGATTGTAGGGGAGTTCGTGAGGGGAAAAAAGAAATAATCTCTCATTTCCAGCGGAATTGGCTTAAGGCAGCCCCTGTATTTCGGTTACCCCGTGTAATGTGACCCGGTCATGGGACGGAGAGAACTCAATCTGTTGTGAAACGCTTCGGGTGGGAGACTGCCTGAGTGGGGAAAATCGGTGGAGTGTTGCTTTGCGGTTTCCAAATGAGCGGAGTGTGTACTGGTCCTTCGACTGATCGAAGCTGATCGTGTCAGCGCTGGCACTGAACTCCTGGCTGGTGGGAGTCTGTTTGCTTTTAATCAGAGTATTTCCTTCCACTTCGGCGTTTCCTTTGGCCAGCATGGAAATGAATTTCTTTTTCTGTCCTTCGATTTCATGTTGAATCAGTTTCAGGCTGTTGCTCCGCATCGATCCGGCACCGGGGGGCATTTTATCGGGATCAATGGTATCCAGAGGTCGCTTCACACCGCCGTAGGTAATCTGCACACGATCATCAAAAGTTGTGCTCCGCTGTGAAACATTGCCGGCCATTTTTCCATTGAAGTCGATGCGGGTGTAATTCCAGCTGTCACTCTCGGTTTTTTGAGGCAGGTTGGCCTGGGAGGTTTTGGATGGCGAAGTGGTTTTTTCAGGATTTTCCCGTCGCCACAAAACCAGCCAGCCAGGACCACGGGCCTCGGCGTTTCCGGTTTGCTGGTCCACGTTCATCTGCCAGAAACTGGCGCGACGAATGCCGACCAGGCGGTTGTCCAGGTATTCATTACT
The sequence above is a segment of the Gimesia algae genome. Coding sequences within it:
- a CDS encoding DUF1570 domain-containing protein, which gives rise to MPVTQQQTNQFAYSSGSTKRKPFAWAGWDCKFSRGFWLLTLTVLLLAPSDHVLAQDSRALSTYQKQYSILQSAFRDKLIQLAQNCQRDQQQAGVQTITGIIKDVQDFDPQANPLPREVRPDLPLSLPAAERNWRLKLRNLQEEQANDLFVFSRKVLHEGFPSYAYDLILETAYHNPDHRSVRQILGYVRNGDEWATPFEKEMHDRKQQWHPQFGWLPASYITRYEQGERYVNGRWKSAAQEAEIRRDFRNAWEIKTEHFLIKTNHSLEMGVKLATEMEDFYRYFHQTFAAFFNTPQQMQKLFEGARNPFQRRNKNDQHVMHYYSTREEYLQRLQKDIPQISLTHGIYLFGDRISHFYHRPDAEGDLGTLYHEATHQLFYESSFQGRNRQVGEKNHFWAIEGIACYMESFEKNGKKFRAGNPNHIRFNAARYRLLKDDYYVPLETFAAMGRNAFQTSPNISPNYSQASGLSHFFMHASRGEYRDAFINQLTELYSLNSRVRNNPQSLAESTGVSYTDLDRQYREYSASLQKALNERALSLQSSQ